The proteins below are encoded in one region of Amycolatopsis magusensis:
- a CDS encoding GGDEF domain-containing protein, whose translation MAEVKAVSKDGIAVHTEAGDLPALHETIASLFAAQGNWERAYQHLRSALERDSLTASYNRRYLDRRLAQLADGEVAVAMVDIDLFKDVNDTFGHLVGDRVLRSVAALLKHELPRGAFCARYGGEEFVLVMPGLGVREALRVAERTRLRVARHAWQRLRSGLAVTVSIGLTTKPGRAEERLLEADALLYTAKHAGRNVVAYPDSENLRHIRHSG comes from the coding sequence GTGGCGGAGGTGAAAGCGGTGTCCAAGGACGGGATCGCAGTCCACACCGAGGCCGGGGACCTGCCCGCGCTGCACGAGACCATCGCTTCCCTGTTCGCTGCCCAGGGCAACTGGGAACGCGCCTACCAGCACCTCCGCTCCGCGCTCGAGCGTGACTCGCTGACCGCCAGCTACAACCGCCGCTACCTCGACCGGCGCCTGGCGCAGCTCGCGGACGGCGAGGTGGCGGTGGCGATGGTGGACATCGACCTGTTCAAGGACGTGAACGACACCTTCGGCCACCTCGTCGGGGATCGCGTGCTCCGCAGCGTGGCCGCGCTGCTGAAGCACGAACTGCCGCGCGGCGCCTTCTGCGCGCGCTACGGCGGCGAGGAGTTCGTGCTGGTCATGCCCGGTTTGGGCGTCCGGGAGGCGCTGCGGGTGGCCGAGCGCACACGGCTTCGCGTGGCACGGCACGCCTGGCAGCGCCTGCGGTCCGGGCTCGCCGTGACGGTCAGCATCGGCCTGACCACGAAGCCGGGACGTGCGGAAGAACGATTGCTCGAGGCGGACGCCCTGCTTTACACGGCAAAACATGCGGGGCGGAATGTGGTGGCTTATCCGGATTCGGAAAACCTCCGGCACATTCGGCACTCAGGGTAA
- a CDS encoding TetR/AcrR family transcriptional regulator encodes MSPRRSVTDARDTRSAILSRGVELATVEGLDGLTIGRLAADLGLSKSGVLGHFGAKEALQLAVVDTAAEQFGRAVVEPSTGTTPGLPRLRALCEAWLIHLTHPGGTFFLAAAAEFDHRPGPVRDAIAGMSALWQRDLRLHIRLAVLDHTLEGDADQILFELTGIILAANHALHLTRDPQALPHAHTALTRLLTPT; translated from the coding sequence GTGAGCCCACGCCGGTCCGTCACCGATGCCCGCGATACCCGGTCCGCGATCCTGTCGCGCGGGGTCGAACTGGCGACCGTCGAAGGCCTCGACGGCCTGACCATCGGACGGCTGGCTGCCGACCTGGGCCTGTCGAAATCCGGGGTGCTGGGGCACTTCGGCGCGAAGGAAGCCCTGCAGCTCGCGGTGGTCGACACGGCCGCGGAGCAGTTCGGCCGCGCGGTCGTGGAACCGTCCACCGGCACCACGCCGGGCCTGCCACGCCTGCGCGCACTGTGCGAGGCCTGGCTGATCCACCTGACCCACCCGGGCGGCACCTTCTTCCTGGCCGCCGCCGCCGAATTCGACCACCGCCCCGGCCCGGTGCGGGACGCCATCGCCGGCATGAGCGCCCTGTGGCAGCGGGACCTGCGCCTGCACATCCGCCTGGCCGTCCTCGACCACACCCTCGAAGGCGACGCCGACCAAATCCTGTTCGAGCTGACCGGCATCATCCTCGCCGCCAACCACGCCCTCCACCTGACCCGCGACCCCCAAGCCCTGCCCCACGCCCACACCGCCCTAACCCGCCTCCTCACCCCCACCTAA
- a CDS encoding globin domain-containing protein, with product MTAEPVSPVPRTAATRQTPPAVAAMVRLIRDTWAKAEPHTPEISQFFYGMLFTLAPATRDFFPINMEVQRGRLVRALVHIVQMVDRPDDLVPFLRQLGRDHRKFGVIPNHYEAVGTALLAALKTQLGRDWTPEVERAWAEAFTIIARAMQEAAAADRHPGSWTATVAEHRRLTWDLALVLVEPDQPVPYEAGQYLSVEVPQRPRLWRYLSPANAPRDDGSIEFHIRAVDGGWVSRAIVSHTAQGDRWRLGPPLGRLAVNRESGRDVLMIAGGTGVAPLRAMLDELAQWGENPKVKLFYGGRDREDLYDLEELRALAAVNPWLTVVPVVENNPGLPGFEQGTLAEVVTKYGAWPQHDVLVSGSPAMIRATVSRMLVAGTALDQIKYDPFTID from the coding sequence ATGACAGCCGAACCGGTCAGCCCAGTACCCAGGACAGCCGCCACGCGGCAGACTCCGCCCGCCGTCGCGGCGATGGTGCGGCTGATCCGTGACACCTGGGCGAAGGCCGAGCCGCACACGCCGGAGATCTCCCAGTTCTTCTACGGGATGCTGTTCACCCTCGCGCCGGCCACCAGGGACTTCTTCCCGATCAACATGGAGGTCCAGCGGGGCAGGCTGGTGCGCGCGCTGGTGCACATCGTGCAGATGGTGGACCGCCCGGACGACCTGGTGCCGTTCCTGCGCCAGCTCGGCCGCGACCACCGCAAGTTCGGCGTCATCCCGAACCATTACGAGGCGGTCGGCACCGCGCTGCTCGCCGCGCTGAAGACGCAGCTCGGCCGGGACTGGACGCCCGAGGTGGAACGCGCCTGGGCCGAGGCGTTCACGATCATCGCGCGGGCGATGCAGGAGGCCGCCGCGGCCGACCGGCACCCCGGCTCGTGGACCGCGACCGTGGCCGAGCACCGGCGGCTCACCTGGGACCTGGCGCTGGTGCTGGTCGAGCCGGACCAGCCGGTGCCGTACGAGGCCGGGCAGTACCTGAGCGTGGAGGTGCCGCAGCGCCCGCGGCTGTGGCGGTACCTGTCCCCGGCGAACGCGCCGCGCGACGACGGGTCGATCGAGTTCCACATCCGGGCGGTCGACGGCGGCTGGGTCTCGCGCGCCATCGTCAGCCACACCGCGCAGGGCGACCGCTGGCGGCTCGGGCCGCCGCTCGGCAGGCTGGCCGTCAACCGCGAGTCGGGCCGGGACGTGCTGATGATCGCCGGCGGTACCGGGGTGGCGCCGCTGCGCGCGATGCTCGACGAACTGGCGCAGTGGGGCGAGAACCCGAAGGTGAAGCTCTTCTACGGCGGCCGTGACCGCGAGGACCTGTACGACCTGGAGGAACTGCGCGCGCTGGCGGCGGTGAACCCCTGGCTGACCGTGGTCCCGGTGGTGGAGAACAACCCCGGGCTGCCCGGGTTCGAGCAGGGCACGCTGGCCGAGGTGGTCACCAAGTACGGCGCGTGGCCCCAGCACGACGTGCTGGTCTCCGGCTCGCCGGCGATGATCCGGGCGACGGTTTCGCGCATGCTGGTCGCGGGCACGGCGCTGGACCAGATCAAGTACGACCCCTTCACCATCGACTGA
- a CDS encoding globin domain-containing protein, translating into MFPDALPVTIPANWAKTSRTTKLINESFAKVEPKSVELAQFFYGVLFTVSPETRALFPVNMNTQRDRLLRALVHVVGLVDRPAELVPFLHQLGRDHRKFDVIARHYDAVGVALLTALKRYLKDDWTSEVERAWTDAYGVIAKSMREAAEAEKGPAWWPARVLEHRKAGPNVAIIRVLPKHPVPFRAGNYLSVQVPQRPRMWRYFSPATAPRTDGVLEFHVRAVDGGWVSRSIVHHTRVGDEWRIGPALGTLAVRQAENRKLLLVAGGTGLAPLRAIADDLARWKRNPPVHLFFGGRTAEDLYDLPTLKMLAATNPWLTVVPVVEEGEVPDGEQGVLADAVIRRGPWPNTDVLISGSPSMIRATVVRLMEEGTPAAQIRYDQFTVD; encoded by the coding sequence ATGTTTCCCGACGCACTGCCCGTGACCATTCCGGCGAACTGGGCCAAAACCAGCCGGACGACAAAGTTGATCAACGAGAGTTTTGCCAAGGTGGAACCGAAGTCGGTCGAACTGGCGCAGTTCTTCTACGGCGTGCTCTTCACCGTTTCCCCGGAGACCAGGGCCCTTTTTCCCGTCAACATGAACACCCAGCGCGATCGGCTCCTGCGGGCGCTGGTGCACGTGGTCGGCCTGGTGGACCGGCCCGCCGAGCTGGTGCCGTTCCTGCACCAGCTCGGGCGCGACCACCGCAAGTTCGACGTGATCGCGCGCCACTACGACGCCGTCGGCGTCGCGTTGCTGACCGCGTTGAAGCGTTACCTGAAGGACGACTGGACCTCGGAGGTGGAACGTGCGTGGACCGATGCCTATGGTGTCATCGCGAAGTCCATGCGAGAGGCGGCGGAGGCCGAGAAAGGCCCGGCTTGGTGGCCCGCACGGGTGTTGGAGCATCGCAAGGCGGGCCCGAACGTAGCGATAATCCGTGTACTGCCGAAACACCCGGTACCGTTTCGCGCGGGCAACTATCTGAGCGTCCAGGTGCCGCAACGGCCGCGAATGTGGCGGTACTTCTCCCCGGCCACCGCGCCACGCACCGACGGTGTCCTGGAATTCCACGTGCGCGCGGTGGACGGCGGCTGGGTGAGCCGGTCGATCGTGCACCACACCAGGGTCGGCGACGAATGGCGCATCGGCCCGGCGCTGGGCACCCTCGCCGTGCGGCAGGCGGAGAACCGGAAACTGCTGCTGGTCGCCGGGGGCACGGGATTGGCGCCGCTGCGGGCGATCGCGGACGATCTGGCGCGGTGGAAGCGGAATCCGCCGGTGCACCTGTTCTTCGGCGGCCGGACCGCGGAAGATCTGTACGACCTGCCGACGCTGAAGATGCTGGCCGCCACGAATCCTTGGCTGACCGTGGTGCCGGTGGTCGAAGAAGGCGAGGTGCCGGACGGCGAACAGGGCGTCCTCGCGGACGCCGTGATCCGGCGTGGCCCGTGGCCGAACACGGATGTCCTGATTTCGGGTTCGCCCTCGATGATCCGGGCCACCGTGGTGCGCCTGATGGAGGAAGGCACGCCGGCCGCCCAGATCCGCTACGACCAGTTCACCGTGGACTGA
- the clpB gene encoding ATP-dependent chaperone ClpB, whose protein sequence is MDAFNPTTKTQQAISSAAQAATVAGNPDIAPAHLLGALLAQGEGLAGPLLTAVGADPELVHKELEPITQALPSATGATVSQPQFDTHAVKSITHAQKLATELGDEYVSTEHLMVGLAAQGGQVADLLKRHGATPEALREAFTAVRGSARITSPDPEGTFKALEKYGVDLTARARAGELDPVIGRDTEIRRVVQVLSRRTKNNPVLIGEPGVGKTAIVEGLAQRIIAGDVPESLRGKRVVALDLGSMVAGAKFRGEFEERLKAVLKEITESAGRVVTFIDELHTIVGAGATGEGAMDAGNMIKPMLARGELRMVGATTLDEYRQHIEKDAALERRFQQVLVGEPSTEDTIGILRGLKERYEVHHGVRITDGALVAAATLSDRYITARFLPDKAIDLVDEAASRLRMEIDSRPVEIDEVERAVRRMEIEEMALSKEDDVASKQRLATLRAELAEKRETLSGLTARWQNEKGSIERVRDLKEQLEQLRGESERAERDGDLGRAAELRYGKIPALEKELEAATASETAVQADVMLKEEVGADDVADVVSAWTGIPAGRLLEGETGKLLRMEEELGRRVIGQEEAVKVVSDAVRRTRAGVADPDRPTGSFLFLGPTGVGKTELAKALAEFLFDDERAMLRIDMSEYSEKHSVSRLVGAPPGYVGYDQGGQLTESVRRRPYSVVLLDEVEKAHPDVFDVLLQVLDDGRLTDGQGRTVDFRNTILVLTSNLGSQAIADATLDERQRRDAVLSVVQRHFKPEFLNRLDDLVVFHSLGTEQLTSIVDIQVDRLAQRLAQRRLTLEVTEAAREWLALTGFDPIYGARPLRRLVQSAIGDQLARLLLGGEVLDGDTVRVDIPAEADDSLTVTRV, encoded by the coding sequence ATGGACGCTTTCAACCCGACCACGAAGACCCAGCAGGCGATCTCGTCGGCTGCCCAGGCGGCGACCGTCGCCGGCAACCCGGACATCGCGCCGGCTCATCTGCTCGGTGCGCTGCTGGCCCAGGGAGAGGGCCTCGCCGGTCCGCTGCTGACCGCGGTCGGGGCGGACCCGGAGCTGGTGCACAAGGAGCTGGAGCCGATCACCCAGGCGCTGCCGTCGGCGACCGGCGCCACGGTCTCGCAGCCGCAGTTCGACACGCACGCGGTCAAGTCGATCACCCACGCGCAGAAGCTGGCCACCGAGCTCGGTGACGAGTACGTCTCCACCGAGCACCTGATGGTCGGCCTGGCCGCGCAGGGCGGGCAGGTGGCGGACCTGCTCAAGCGCCACGGTGCCACGCCGGAGGCGTTGCGCGAGGCGTTCACCGCGGTCCGCGGCTCGGCCCGCATCACCAGCCCGGATCCGGAAGGCACGTTCAAGGCGCTGGAGAAGTACGGCGTGGACCTGACCGCGCGCGCCCGCGCGGGTGAGCTGGACCCGGTGATCGGCCGCGACACCGAGATCCGCCGCGTGGTGCAGGTGCTCTCGCGCCGGACCAAAAACAACCCGGTGCTGATCGGTGAGCCCGGCGTCGGCAAGACCGCCATCGTCGAGGGGCTCGCGCAGCGCATCATCGCCGGTGACGTGCCCGAGTCGCTGCGGGGCAAGCGCGTGGTCGCGCTCGACCTCGGCTCGATGGTGGCCGGGGCGAAGTTCCGCGGTGAGTTCGAGGAGCGGCTCAAGGCCGTGCTCAAGGAGATCACCGAGTCGGCCGGCCGGGTGGTCACCTTCATCGACGAGCTGCACACCATCGTCGGCGCCGGGGCCACCGGCGAGGGCGCGATGGACGCGGGCAACATGATCAAGCCGATGCTCGCCCGCGGTGAGCTGCGGATGGTGGGTGCCACCACGCTGGACGAGTACCGCCAGCACATCGAGAAGGACGCCGCGCTGGAGCGCCGGTTCCAGCAGGTGCTGGTCGGCGAGCCGTCCACTGAGGACACGATCGGCATCCTGCGCGGGCTCAAGGAGCGCTACGAGGTGCACCACGGTGTCCGCATCACCGATGGCGCGCTGGTCGCCGCGGCCACCCTGTCCGACCGCTACATCACCGCCCGCTTCCTCCCCGACAAGGCGATCGACCTGGTCGACGAGGCCGCGTCGCGGCTGCGCATGGAGATCGACTCGCGGCCGGTGGAGATCGACGAGGTCGAGCGCGCGGTCCGGCGGATGGAGATCGAAGAGATGGCGTTGTCCAAAGAGGATGACGTCGCTTCGAAGCAGCGCCTGGCCACCTTGCGCGCGGAACTGGCCGAGAAGCGCGAGACGCTCTCGGGGCTGACCGCGCGCTGGCAGAACGAGAAGGGCTCGATCGAGCGCGTCCGCGACCTCAAGGAGCAGCTGGAACAGCTGCGCGGCGAGTCGGAGCGGGCCGAGCGCGACGGTGACCTCGGCCGGGCCGCCGAGCTGCGCTACGGCAAGATCCCCGCGCTGGAGAAGGAACTGGAGGCCGCGACCGCGAGCGAGACGGCCGTGCAGGCCGACGTGATGCTCAAGGAGGAGGTCGGCGCGGACGACGTCGCGGACGTGGTCAGCGCGTGGACCGGCATCCCGGCCGGCCGCCTGCTCGAGGGCGAGACCGGCAAGCTGCTCCGGATGGAGGAGGAGCTGGGCAGGCGGGTGATCGGCCAGGAAGAGGCGGTCAAGGTCGTCTCGGACGCGGTGCGCCGCACGCGGGCCGGCGTGGCCGACCCGGACCGGCCGACCGGCTCCTTCCTGTTCCTCGGCCCGACCGGGGTCGGCAAGACCGAGCTGGCGAAGGCGCTCGCGGAGTTCCTGTTCGACGACGAGCGCGCGATGCTCCGAATCGACATGAGCGAGTACTCCGAGAAGCACTCGGTGTCGCGGCTGGTCGGCGCGCCGCCCGGGTACGTCGGCTACGACCAGGGCGGGCAGCTGACCGAGTCGGTGCGGCGGCGCCCGTACAGCGTGGTGCTGCTCGACGAGGTGGAGAAGGCGCACCCGGACGTGTTCGACGTGCTGCTCCAGGTGCTCGACGACGGCAGGCTGACCGACGGCCAGGGCCGGACGGTCGACTTCCGCAACACCATCCTGGTGCTCACCTCGAACCTCGGCTCGCAGGCCATCGCGGACGCCACGCTGGACGAGCGTCAGCGCCGGGACGCGGTGCTTTCGGTGGTGCAGCGGCACTTCAAGCCGGAGTTCCTGAACCGGCTGGACGACCTGGTGGTCTTCCACTCGCTCGGCACCGAGCAGCTGACGTCCATTGTGGACATCCAGGTGGACCGGCTGGCCCAGCGCCTCGCCCAGCGCAGGCTCACCCTCGAGGTCACCGAGGCGGCCCGCGAGTGGCTCGCGCTGACCGGCTTCGACCCGATCTACGGGGCCCGGCCGCTGCGGCGGCTGGTGCAGTCCGCGATCGGCGACCAGCTGGCGCGGCTGCTGCTCGGCGGTGAGGTGCTCGACGGCGACACGGTGCGGGTCGACATCCCCGCCGAAGCGGACGACTCGCTCACCGTGACGCGGGTCTGA
- a CDS encoding MarR family winged helix-turn-helix transcriptional regulator: MGPTDEAALELVRQLKVNAQLQQAWTTHLWQTQNGLHPASAWLLAELAQLGESRPSELAKRRMVDVSVVSRQVAQLTAAGLIERRPAPEDGRAALIRVSERGEEELLHWRRQYTDFLTDALADWAPGELDALTERLKMANESLRGTLAKRTNPR; the protein is encoded by the coding sequence ATGGGTCCGACGGACGAGGCCGCGCTCGAATTGGTACGGCAACTCAAAGTGAACGCGCAGTTGCAGCAGGCGTGGACCACGCACCTCTGGCAGACCCAGAACGGGCTGCACCCCGCCTCCGCGTGGCTGCTCGCCGAACTCGCCCAGCTGGGTGAGTCGCGGCCGTCGGAGCTGGCGAAGCGGCGCATGGTCGACGTCTCCGTGGTCAGCCGCCAGGTCGCGCAGCTGACCGCGGCCGGGCTGATCGAGCGCCGCCCGGCGCCCGAGGACGGGCGGGCCGCGCTGATCCGGGTGTCCGAGCGGGGCGAGGAGGAGCTGCTGCACTGGCGGCGGCAGTACACCGACTTCCTCACGGACGCGCTCGCCGACTGGGCGCCCGGCGAACTCGACGCGTTGACCGAACGGCTGAAGATGGCCAACGAGAGCCTGCGAGGCACCCTCGCCAAGCGCACCAACCCGCGCTGA
- a CDS encoding lysophospholipid acyltransferase family protein has product MILLRLLFRLVFRPRVHGREHLPRTGPVILASNHLSFIDSVVLQLVTRRQVRFLAKAEYFHGTGLKGRLVRWFFTATGAVPVERGAHRAAQDALETALGVLAKGQVFGIYPEGTRSLDGRLYRGRTGVAWLALTAGVPVVPVALTGTDRLQPVGRRLPRWHRITVTFGPPIRGTGQPRSGPARRVVTDEVMRAIGTMSGQETAPEFNAAPLT; this is encoded by the coding sequence GTGATCCTTCTTCGACTGCTGTTCCGCCTGGTCTTCCGGCCGCGCGTGCACGGCCGGGAGCACCTGCCGCGCACCGGGCCGGTCATCCTCGCGAGCAACCACCTGTCCTTCATCGACAGCGTGGTCCTGCAGCTGGTCACCCGGCGGCAGGTCCGCTTCCTGGCCAAGGCGGAGTACTTCCATGGCACCGGACTGAAGGGCCGCCTCGTGCGCTGGTTCTTCACCGCGACCGGCGCGGTGCCGGTCGAGCGCGGCGCTCATCGCGCGGCTCAGGACGCCCTCGAAACCGCGCTCGGTGTGCTCGCCAAGGGCCAGGTGTTCGGCATCTACCCCGAGGGCACGCGTTCGCTCGACGGCCGCCTCTACCGCGGTCGCACCGGCGTCGCGTGGCTGGCGCTGACGGCCGGCGTGCCCGTGGTGCCGGTCGCGCTGACCGGCACTGATCGGCTCCAGCCGGTCGGGCGGCGGCTGCCGCGCTGGCACCGGATCACCGTCACCTTCGGCCCGCCGATCCGTGGCACCGGCCAACCCAGGTCGGGCCCGGCCCGCCGGGTGGTGACCGACGAGGTGATGCGGGCCATCGGGACGATGTCGGGTCAGGAAACCGCGCCGGAGTTCAACGCCGCCCCGCTAACCTGA
- a CDS encoding IS110 family transposase, which translates to MSSSFGVFLGLDVGKESHHAVGLDPAGKRLHDGPLPNSEPKLRALFDKLASHGPLLVVVDQPATIGALPVAVARAHGHQVAYLPGLAMRRIADLYPGRAKTDARDAFIIADAARSLPHTLRPVDVGDDTLAELEVLVGFDDDLAGEATRLGNRIRGLLTGVHPALERAIGPKISHPAVLEILSRCGGPTGIRKAGRRKLTAIAKAHAPRMGDKLVEAIMTALGEQTVTVPGTTAADTVLPRLADSLKTVLQQRTQLATEVEEILDAHPLAGVLTSMPGIGVRTAARILLEIGDASNFASSAHLAAYAGIAPVTRASGTSIKGEHPARTGNRKLKRAFFLAAFAALHDPASRTYYDRKRAEGKKHNAALICLARRRCDVLYAMLRTGTHYRHPEPAHTAAAA; encoded by the coding sequence ATGAGCAGCAGTTTCGGCGTGTTCCTCGGTCTTGACGTCGGCAAAGAATCCCACCACGCGGTGGGCCTGGACCCGGCCGGGAAGAGGCTGCACGACGGCCCCTTGCCCAACAGCGAACCCAAACTGCGAGCGCTGTTCGACAAACTCGCCAGCCACGGGCCGCTGCTGGTGGTCGTCGATCAGCCCGCGACGATCGGCGCGCTGCCGGTCGCTGTCGCGCGAGCCCACGGGCACCAGGTCGCCTATCTGCCCGGACTGGCGATGCGCCGGATCGCCGACCTCTATCCCGGGCGGGCGAAGACCGACGCCCGCGACGCGTTCATCATCGCCGACGCGGCCCGCTCGCTGCCACACACGCTGCGCCCGGTCGACGTCGGTGACGACACCCTGGCCGAGCTGGAGGTCCTGGTCGGCTTCGACGACGACCTGGCCGGTGAGGCCACCCGCCTCGGCAACCGCATCCGCGGGCTGCTCACCGGCGTCCATCCCGCCCTCGAACGCGCGATCGGCCCGAAGATCAGTCATCCGGCGGTCCTGGAAATCCTGTCCCGCTGCGGCGGCCCCACCGGAATCCGCAAGGCCGGGCGCCGCAAACTCACCGCGATAGCGAAGGCCCACGCCCCGCGCATGGGCGACAAACTGGTCGAGGCGATCATGACCGCGCTCGGCGAGCAGACTGTCACCGTCCCCGGAACCACCGCCGCGGACACCGTGCTGCCCAGACTCGCCGACAGCCTGAAAACCGTGCTCCAGCAACGCACACAGCTCGCCACCGAGGTCGAGGAGATACTCGATGCGCACCCTCTTGCCGGGGTCCTGACCTCCATGCCGGGCATCGGGGTCAGGACCGCCGCCCGCATCCTGCTCGAGATCGGCGACGCCTCCAACTTCGCCAGCTCCGCACACCTGGCCGCCTACGCCGGCATCGCCCCGGTCACCCGCGCCTCGGGCACCAGCATCAAAGGCGAACACCCCGCCCGCACCGGCAACCGCAAACTCAAACGCGCGTTCTTCCTCGCCGCCTTCGCCGCACTGCACGATCCGGCCAGCCGCACCTACTACGACCGCAAAAGAGCCGAAGGCAAGAAACACAACGCCGCCCTCATCTGCCTCGCCCGACGCCGCTGCGACGTCCTCTACGCCATGCTCCGCACCGGCACCCACTACCGACACCCCGAACCAGCCCACACCGCGGCAGCCGCTTGA
- a CDS encoding LCP family protein gives MPDDHLSSGTGRSRRSRRRSMDTYGGISVNEVMAKATGKYPVPPVAEPEPEPEPELEPEPEPEPPPPPPVRQRPPQLPAGHPSSPGLPRPVPPTRNKHEEMPPPRRRPVTGQNPVPGGVPPRRAPARRRPGPPANGMPPAAQAPAPPAPPRTPPAPPRPPRRQPAPPPVPLPEAKTTVTPPVAPPPRPQQQPPPPKQQPPQQSEPRPKPPRPERPKPSAEDRLIMTDQMEPVDDATMYRRKIDNSLARFSAAHDEMQAEEAKRKERMSRFTAAPVKLIEQTRTKLQRVAHPGEGGRPAKPRPHPLEHLDAEEQPEAEETSSSQTRLEEKKQRHHDQATKAGRITAIVLASLMFLLSAAGWGMKTWFNSKFNEIVALDENSADIKNAAGQNGDENFLIAGSDTRAGAEAEEGVGTAESVGGARSDSLMIAHIPADRKRVIVVGFPRDLEVTRPDCKRWDSATGAYSEEVVAGKAKSKLNEAYAIGGPQCTTKQIQQLTGMKINHFVGIDFHGFKDMINVVGGVPVHIEKPVVDDVLGVIVPQAGEQIISGDQALNFVRARKVQGDVTSDYGRIKRQQLVIGSLLKKTMSQEVLFDGGKLTGFINAFTAATFGDNLGVDQMLTLAQSMKGLNPDTVKFITVPTTGEANSRGNEELLQTKSKELFEALIENGPLPDEKAPAPPPSTPAGTQKGQAKPGN, from the coding sequence GTGCCTGACGATCACCTTTCCTCTGGCACCGGTCGTTCCCGCAGGTCGCGGCGGCGTTCCATGGACACCTACGGCGGCATCAGCGTCAACGAGGTGATGGCCAAGGCGACCGGCAAGTACCCGGTACCCCCGGTGGCCGAACCTGAACCAGAACCCGAGCCCGAACTGGAGCCGGAGCCGGAACCCGAGCCTCCGCCACCACCCCCGGTCCGGCAGCGCCCGCCGCAGCTCCCGGCGGGTCACCCCAGCTCGCCCGGGCTGCCGCGCCCGGTGCCGCCGACGCGCAACAAGCACGAAGAGATGCCGCCCCCGCGCCGGCGGCCGGTCACCGGGCAGAACCCGGTTCCCGGCGGAGTGCCGCCGCGGCGGGCCCCGGCCCGTCGTCGTCCTGGCCCGCCCGCGAACGGCATGCCGCCCGCGGCGCAGGCGCCCGCCCCACCGGCGCCCCCGCGCACACCGCCGGCTCCGCCGAGGCCGCCGCGGCGTCAGCCCGCGCCTCCGCCGGTGCCGCTGCCGGAGGCGAAGACCACGGTCACCCCGCCGGTGGCCCCGCCGCCGCGCCCGCAGCAGCAGCCTCCGCCGCCCAAGCAGCAGCCACCGCAGCAGTCGGAGCCCCGGCCGAAACCGCCGCGTCCCGAGCGGCCCAAGCCGTCCGCCGAGGACCGGCTGATCATGACCGACCAGATGGAGCCGGTCGACGACGCGACGATGTACCGCCGCAAGATCGACAACTCGCTGGCCCGGTTCTCCGCCGCGCACGACGAGATGCAGGCCGAGGAGGCCAAGCGCAAGGAGCGGATGAGCCGCTTCACCGCGGCGCCGGTCAAGCTGATCGAGCAGACGCGCACGAAGTTGCAGCGCGTGGCGCACCCCGGCGAAGGCGGGCGCCCGGCCAAGCCGCGGCCGCACCCGCTGGAGCACCTCGACGCCGAGGAGCAGCCGGAAGCGGAGGAGACCTCGTCTTCGCAGACGCGGCTGGAGGAGAAGAAACAGCGCCACCACGACCAGGCGACCAAAGCGGGCCGGATCACCGCGATCGTGCTGGCCAGCCTGATGTTCCTGCTCAGCGCGGCCGGCTGGGGGATGAAGACCTGGTTCAACAGCAAGTTCAACGAGATCGTCGCGCTGGACGAGAACTCGGCGGACATCAAGAACGCCGCCGGGCAGAACGGTGACGAGAACTTCCTCATCGCCGGTTCGGACACCCGGGCGGGCGCGGAGGCCGAGGAGGGCGTCGGCACCGCGGAGTCGGTCGGTGGTGCCCGGTCGGACTCGCTGATGATCGCGCACATCCCGGCGGACCGTAAGCGCGTGATCGTCGTCGGCTTCCCGCGTGACCTCGAGGTGACGCGGCCGGACTGCAAGCGCTGGGACTCCGCCACCGGGGCGTACTCCGAAGAAGTGGTGGCGGGCAAGGCGAAGTCGAAGCTGAACGAGGCCTACGCCATCGGCGGCCCGCAGTGCACGACCAAGCAGATCCAGCAGCTGACCGGGATGAAGATCAACCACTTCGTCGGCATCGACTTCCACGGCTTCAAGGACATGATCAACGTGGTCGGCGGGGTGCCGGTGCACATCGAGAAACCGGTCGTCGACGACGTGCTCGGGGTGATCGTGCCGCAGGCGGGCGAGCAGATCATCAGCGGTGACCAGGCGCTGAACTTCGTCCGCGCGCGGAAGGTGCAGGGCGACGTCACCTCCGACTACGGCCGGATCAAGCGCCAGCAGCTGGTGATCGGGTCGTTGCTGAAGAAGACGATGTCGCAGGAGGTCCTGTTCGACGGCGGCAAGCTGACCGGCTTCATCAACGCCTTCACCGCCGCCACCTTCGGCGACAACCTCGGCGTGGACCAGATGCTCACGCTCGCGCAGTCGATGAAGGGGCTCAACCCGGATACGGTGAAG